The Shewanella pealeana ATCC 700345 genome contains the following window.
AGTGGATGGAGATCTGCCTACGCTTTATCGGCCCTATCATGCTCGCGATTATTCTAGTTAAAAATCTCATCAACACGTTGACCGACGGCTATGGCGACTACCCGATTGCAGATCAGCTATTTCTCGGCTGGGGACTGGTGGCGAGTATGCTGTTTGCCGCCATCTTTATCAGTGTCATCTCAGGTAATAATATTTCGAAGGAACCAAAGCTATGAGCACTGGTGCAATTATCATGATGGTATTAGCTTTGCTAATCACTTGGGGAGGGGCAGCCGTTTGCATCTCAATAGCGATGAAGGCTTCAAAAAAAGAGTGACTATAACAAGAGATAGGCTATACCTCTTGCCGTTACCACCATGGTCCCCTACACTGGTCAGCCCTATCTTCCCAACTCGCATAGACTAATATTGTTCGATGAGCCCTAACATACGCCCTGAATCCGAATATAGAGAAACCCCAGCTAAAACCCGACCTATACAGCAGTCTCTAAGAAGCTGTTTATTGCTCTACCTTGCTAGCTGCTGCTTTATTGTTTTCAGCGTACTCTTTCTAGATAGGCCTATTTCGACTTGGATGCATTTAAATAGTCATGCGAGTGATATCTTCAAACCTCTGAGCCAAATGCCGCTTCTGTTTGAATCTTTAACGGCGATCTTCATCCTTGGCTGCTTTAGCCCGAAATTCCGCCAAAATTATGCCCCCTTCGCACTGGCACTGACTTTCACTGTCATTAGTGCAACAATTGTAAGATTAGGAGCAAAGTTTATATTTGGCCGCACTTGGCCAGAAACCTGGCTCCACACAGAAGCGGGCAGCAATCCGTCATGGATCCATAATGGGGTCGAAGGGTTTCATCCCTTTACGATGGGCGCCGCCTATAATTCATTCCCTTCGGGGCATGCACTGTTCACTTTTGCATTAGTGAGTGTGTTCTGGTGGCGTTTTCCAAAGCTTTATTGGCTATGGATGCTGGCTATGCTTGGGGCTATAGCAGGCCAATTAGGCCAGAATTATCACTTCCTTGGCGACTTACTTGCTGGCGCGACCCTTGGGGTTTTATGTGCGCAGTTATCTATTGCTCTCTGCGAAAAACGCCTCAAACACAGAACGAAAAGTAAGTAATAACTAACCCCACATTACCAGTATCGCTGCAATTGCGATAAGAATTAGCCCTAACATATCTTTAATTTCCACCTTATTTTTAAGCCAGAACGTGGCAATAAGCAAGGTAAAGAACACCTCTACCTGGCCAAGTGTCTTAACATAGGGCACCGCCTGCAACGACATGGCACTAAACCAACCGATTGAACCCAGACAGCTTGTGACACTGGTGAGTAGAGTCAGCTTTGGCCTTTGCAGTAGACTATCGATGGTGTTTTTATCCACGACATAGGAGTATATCAATAGCACTGACGTCTGAATCGCAATGACAAACAGCAGCACCCAGGCAGCTCTGTGAGGAAATGGCAGATCGAGATTAAGGCTCGCCTCCCTAACCCAAAGAGACGTCAAGGCAAAAGCAGTACCACAAGCAAGCCCAAGCAATATCGTGGATAACGAAAGCTGCCTAAATCCCTGTTTGCTGCTCATCATAAATATGGCTATTACACCAATGAGCACGCCTAGCCAACCAAGTAATGATAAATGCGTTCCGAAAAACAACACCCCGAGAATCGCTGCGACTAAGGCCTCACTCTTAGCCAAGCCCGCCCCTACGGCAAAGTTCTTCATTTTAAAAAGCTTCACCATCAAAGCCGTGGCCAAGATCTGCATCGCCGCTGCACCAAGTACATAAGCTGTGAATTTAAGGGTGATAAACGGAAGTCCAACAGGCTGCCAAACATAGAGGCCTAACAGGTAGATAATCGCAATTGGGGTTGCCCACAGAAACCGAGCCAAGGTCACTCCGGCGATATTAACATCCTTACTTAGCTGACTTTGAAAGGCATTGCGCCATGCTTGCATTAATGCGGCTAAAAAGGTGAATAATATCCATGCCATATTGAGTGAGCGCCAAAAATCAAAACACTATTATGCCTGCCATAACGAGTTTAAGGGGGAATTAGTCTTAGATACTGACAATAACTCTTAGTGATACTGTGAAATAACGGCCAAAAAACCGCCGCAAAAAAAAGCCAAGTCATAGACTTGGCCTTCTCAGTGCTTTTCAACGGATGTTAAACGCTTACAAACCATAGGTATAACTTGCACCTAAGCCCAATGGGAAACCAAGAGCCCAGTAAGCCAACAACCAAACACTCCATATAGACATTAACGCTAAGCTAAACGGCAGCATCATAGAGATTAAGGTACCAATACCGATATTCTTCACATAGCGTTGACAGTAAACTACCACTAACGGAAAGTATGGCATCAGCGGCGTAATAATATTAGAGCTCGAATCACCTACGCGGTATGCCGCCTGAGATAGATCTGGACTGATATTAAGCTGCATCAACATAGGCACTAGAACTGGACCAATCAAAGCCCACTTAGCCGATGATGAGCCCACAAACAAGTTCACAAAGCCAACTAGGATAATCATACCCACTACGGTAATTTCAGCCGGTAAGTTTAAGGCTTTTAATCCACCAGCACCTTCAACTGCGATTAAAGCACCGAGGTTAGATGCCGAAAATGCTGCTACAAACTGAGCACAGAAAAATGCCATGACGATGTAATGAGACATGCCACTCATCGACTTAGACATCGCCTGTACAACATCCCCTGATGTTTTAAAGGCACCAGTCATGTAGCCATATACGAGGCCAGGTAACATAAAGAAGATAAAGATCAGCGGCACAATTGACTGCATCAAAGGTGCCTTAAAGCTCGTCAATGAACCGTTCGCATCACGCAGTGTTGAAGTCTCTGGCACAGTTAATGAGAAGAAAGCTGCAATTGCAACAACCATCACTAAGCTAGCAACGCGGAATGCTTTAATCTCAGACGGCTTCTCCTCTTCCATCGCCGGAAGATCCACCTCTTCGCGGTTAACCTTGTGAGTGCGGTTTAAGCGAGGCTCCAATACTTTATCTGTTAGATACCAGATAACTAACGTAATAGGGATACATGACGATGCCGCGAAGAACCAGTTGTTCAGTGGGTTGACTTCAATTGTCGGGTCAACAATTTGTGCCGCAGCTTGGGTAAAGCTTTGCAGTAATGGGTCAATTCCTGACGGGATAAAGTTGGCGCAAAAACCACCTGACACACCAGCAAACGCTGCGGCTATACCCGCTAGAGGATGGCGACCAACGGTAAAGAAGATCACGCCAGCAAGAGGAATAACCACCACATAACCCGCATCGGTTGCGGTGTGAGAGATAATACCGACCAAAACCACTGCCGGAGTTAAAAATTTAGCCGGGGTGATTTTTAACATGCGTTTTAGCGCAGTGTTAATAAAGCCTGAATGCTCAGCTACGCCCACACCTAGCATGGCCACCAACACCACACCTAAAGGAGCGAATGCCGTGAACGTCGTTACCATCGAGGTTAAGAACTTAGTTAGCGCTTCTGCGGTTAGTAGGTTATGAACCACAATTGGAGAGTTAGTCGTCGGGTCGATGGCCTCAAAGCTCACCCCCGATAGCAACGCTGATAGTGCCCATACGGCAAACATCAAAATTAAAAATAGCATTGCAGGATCCGGTAACTTATTGCCGACCCTTTCAATGCTGTCTAATGCTTTACCTAACATCCCTTGTGGCCCTTGTTCTCCAAGCGCCTGTTTATCTGCTTTCATCATTCAACCTATTTATGTT
Protein-coding sequences here:
- a CDS encoding MetS family NSS transporter small subunit; the encoded protein is MVLALLITWGGAAVCISIAMKASKKE
- a CDS encoding phosphatase PAP2 family protein produces the protein MHLNSHASDIFKPLSQMPLLFESLTAIFILGCFSPKFRQNYAPFALALTFTVISATIVRLGAKFIFGRTWPETWLHTEAGSNPSWIHNGVEGFHPFTMGAAYNSFPSGHALFTFALVSVFWWRFPKLYWLWMLAMLGAIAGQLGQNYHFLGDLLAGATLGVLCAQLSIALCEKRLKHRTKSK
- a CDS encoding DMT family transporter yields the protein MAWILFTFLAALMQAWRNAFQSQLSKDVNIAGVTLARFLWATPIAIIYLLGLYVWQPVGLPFITLKFTAYVLGAAAMQILATALMVKLFKMKNFAVGAGLAKSEALVAAILGVLFFGTHLSLLGWLGVLIGVIAIFMMSSKQGFRQLSLSTILLGLACGTAFALTSLWVREASLNLDLPFPHRAAWVLLFVIAIQTSVLLIYSYVVDKNTIDSLLQRPKLTLLTSVTSCLGSIGWFSAMSLQAVPYVKTLGQVEVFFTLLIATFWLKNKVEIKDMLGLILIAIAAILVMWG
- a CDS encoding AbgT family transporter encodes the protein MKADKQALGEQGPQGMLGKALDSIERVGNKLPDPAMLFLILMFAVWALSALLSGVSFEAIDPTTNSPIVVHNLLTAEALTKFLTSMVTTFTAFAPLGVVLVAMLGVGVAEHSGFINTALKRMLKITPAKFLTPAVVLVGIISHTATDAGYVVVIPLAGVIFFTVGRHPLAGIAAAFAGVSGGFCANFIPSGIDPLLQSFTQAAAQIVDPTIEVNPLNNWFFAASSCIPITLVIWYLTDKVLEPRLNRTHKVNREEVDLPAMEEEKPSEIKAFRVASLVMVVAIAAFFSLTVPETSTLRDANGSLTSFKAPLMQSIVPLIFIFFMLPGLVYGYMTGAFKTSGDVVQAMSKSMSGMSHYIVMAFFCAQFVAAFSASNLGALIAVEGAGGLKALNLPAEITVVGMIILVGFVNLFVGSSSAKWALIGPVLVPMLMQLNISPDLSQAAYRVGDSSSNIITPLMPYFPLVVVYCQRYVKNIGIGTLISMMLPFSLALMSIWSVWLLAYWALGFPLGLGASYTYGL